The Macrobrachium nipponense isolate FS-2020 chromosome 27, ASM1510439v2, whole genome shotgun sequence genome includes a region encoding these proteins:
- the LOC135200705 gene encoding neurofilament medium polypeptide-like: MKTPAAKCSTVKTPAAKSPMMKTPAAKSSTVKTPAAKSPTMKIPAAKSSKVKTPAAKSSTVKTPAAKSSTVKTPAAKSPTVKTPAAKSPTVKTPAAKSSTVKTPAAKILREKPPAAVYGSKKFYDENSSSKKFYYENSSSKKSYDEKSSSKKSYDENSSSKKSYDENSNSKMFYGENSSSKKSYDENSSSKKFYNENSSSKKFYGENSSSKKSYDEKSSSKKFYGENSSSKKSYDENSSSKKFYDENSSSKKFYGENSSSKKSYDENSSSKKFYGENSSGKKSHGKNSSGKKSYGEKSYGENSSGKNCYSHK; encoded by the exons ATGAAAACTCCAGCAGCAAAATGTTCTACGGTGAAAACTCCAGCAGCAAAAAGTCCTATGATGAAAACTCCAGCAGCAAAAAGTTCTACAGTGAAAACTCCAGCAGCAAAAAGTCCTACGATGAAAATTCCAGCAGCAAAAAGTTCTAAGGTGAAAACTCCAGCAGCAAAAAGTTCTACGGTGAAAACTCCAGCAGCAAAAAGTTCTACGGTGAAAACTCCAGCAGCAAAAAGTCCTACGGTGAAAACTCCAGCAGCAAAAAGTCCTACGGTGAAAACTCCAGCAGCAAAAAGTTCTACGGTGAAAACTCCAGCAGCAAAAATTCTACGTGAAAAACCTCCAGCAGCAGTCTACGG CAGCAAAAAATTCTACGATGAAAACTCCAGCAGCAAAAAGTTCTACTATGAAAACTCCAGCAGCAAAAAGTCCTACGATGAAAAATCCAGCAGCAAAAAGTCCTACGATGAAAACTCCAGCAGCAAAAAGTCCTACGATGAAAATTCCAACAGCAAAATGTTCTACGGTGAAAACTCCAGCAGCAAAAAGTCCTATGATGAAAATTCCAGCAGCAAAAAGTTCTACAATGAAAACTCCAGCAGCAAAAAGTTCTATGGTGAAAACTCCAGCAGCAAAAAGTCCTACGATGAAAAATCCAGCAGCAAAAAGTTCTACGGTGAAAACTCCAGCAGCAAAAAGTCCTACGATGAAAACTCCAGCAGCAAAAAGTTCTACGATGAAAACTCCAGCAGCAAAAAGTTCTACGGTGAAAACTCCAGCAGCAAAAAGTCCTACGATGAAAACTCCAGCAGCAAAAAGTTCTACGGTGAAAACTCCAGTGGCAAAAAGTCGCACGGCAAAAACTCCAGTGGCAAAAAGTCCTATGGGGAAAAGTCATACGGTGAAAACTCCAGCGGCAAAAATTGCTACAGCCACAAATAA